The Osmia bicornis bicornis chromosome 12, iOsmBic2.1, whole genome shotgun sequence genome contains the following window.
GTAGTTCTATGCTGGCAAAAAACATAAACTACGAAAAACTTAAggtattatgtattaaaatttgGTAACTTTTTACCTTTATCTGACGCTTCATCGTAATGCAAAATAGCGTTATAAAGTACATTACAAGTATGGGCCAAAATACTGGTATATTAAAGCACTCAAACATAGTACATATCATAGCTATAACTGTAGATTTCATCACAGAATACCAGAATTTAAATTCAGGCAATCTCCTAATAAATGGCCTAAATTCATCATTAGATCTTGTAGGTAACTCTGGCCCATCGATATCTACTaagaatttatattaaaaattacactATACtgcattaaaatttttgtattatgAGTTCTATTTCTCTGTTacattaatgaatttttatccTTCAAAATTCTGTTTACACTCACCATCAAAATCCATTGCAGGATCCATTTTTGGAGTAAGGAATGCTATAAATAAATTCAGGTGATAAATTCCTAATGCATATGTGACGATATACCACCCCTATAAACATAacaatacaataataaatctCAAATCTCTTTTCCAATAAATATAGCCTCATTCTTTTAAATCAGAAAACAACTCACCTGTGAAAGAAATATAcgtaaaacaaaaagaaatattagcaaaAAAGCAAATGTCCATCTTGACACTACATGAGGGGTCCATAGATCTAAATATCTTTGATATATCTGCAACAAAAGTGTATTTAAcaattaagaataatttaataacacAACCATTCACATTAattcttaaaaaataattaatcacaGAGTTACTacagtaattaaataaataaatgatataagagaaaatttgaaaaaatgaaattgtataGAATTATACCTGTGATATTCTTCCTAATCCTTGACTAAATACATTTCGTCTTGCTGGACCACCCAGATGCTCATCTTGCATCATTTTACTTTCCtataagaatatttaaaaatgaatcatatagatattaataaaagtacAGTGCTTTTCAAAATAGAACATTACttacaaataaaatgtaagatcagtctttaaaatattatatgagaaagtattcaaaataaaaataacactCTTTTCAgactaataaataaaaatcagtaactttttattttatcttttacaaaattattataatttaatataagtTACAAATATAtgttacaattacaataaGACATAATTACATGTTTAACCTCTCATCATGACATTAATTACATTTCTTACACGCTCTATTAATCgtacttttataaataaattgtaaggAAAACGTGTAAAGTGTATTACAAGTAGCAATAACAAATTTTGTAGATACAAATATACTGGACAAAACCAAACGAAAAACTTAGATATATAACAGTGATCTATTGAAATCTTCAATTTATTGTGAAGGATAATcgaaatattgaattattaaaaccaATTATTCTAACGAATTCAAGGTTGTTTGAATATAAGTTTTCAAAGTAATATTTCGATC
Protein-coding sequences here:
- the LOC114880339 gene encoding protein RER1 isoform X3 encodes the protein MKSVNEKHKTESKMMQDEHLGGPARRNVFSQGLGRISQIYQRYLDLWTPHVVSRWTFAFLLIFLFVLRIFLSQGWYIVTYALGIYHLNLFIAFLTPKMDPAMDFDDIDGPELPTRSNDEFRPFIRRLPEFKFWYSVMKSTVIAMICTMFECFNIPVFWPILVMYFITLFCITMKRQIKHMIKYRYLPFTHGKPKYQNHEDTSRSPLVEV
- the LOC114880339 gene encoding protein RER1 isoform X1, giving the protein MKSVNEKHKTESKMMQDEHLGGPARRNVFSQGLGRISQIYQRYLDLWTPHVVSRWTFAFLLIFLFVLRIFLSQGWYIVTYALGIYHLNLFIAFLTPKMDPAMDFDVDIDGPELPTRSNDEFRPFIRRLPEFKFWYSVMKSTVIAMICTMFECFNIPVFWPILVMYFITLFCITMKRQIKHMIKYRYLPFTHGKPKYQNHEDTSRSPLVEV
- the LOC114880339 gene encoding protein RER1 isoform X4 — protein: MMQDEHLGGPARRNVFSQGLGRISQIYQRYLDLWTPHVVSRWTFAFLLIFLFVLRIFLSQGWYIVTYALGIYHLNLFIAFLTPKMDPAMDFDVDIDGPELPTRSNDEFRPFIRRLPEFKFWYSVMKSTVIAMICTMFECFNIPVFWPILVMYFITLFCITMKRQIKHMIKYRYLPFTHGKPKYQNHEDTSRSPLVEV
- the LOC114880339 gene encoding protein RER1 isoform X2, whose translation is MKSVNEKHKTESKMMQDEHLGGPARRNVFSQGLGRISQIYQRYLDLWTPHVVSRWTFAFLLIFLFVLRIFLSQGWYIVTYALGIYHLNLFIAFLTPKMDPAMDFDVDIDGPELPTRSNDEFRPFIRRLPEFKFWYSVMKSTVIAMICTMFECFNIPVFWPILVMYFITLFCITMKRQIKHMIKYRYLPFTHGKPKYQNHEDTSRLIPSK